The DNA segment CATCCCCGGCATGGTCTGGTCGGTTAATACAACATCGAAATTTCCTTGCCTGAAAATTTCAAGCGCTTGGAGTGGGTCGTTGCAAACAGTTGGGCTATAGCCCATTTTCTTGAGGAAGATACCCAGCATGCCTGTAATGATTTCCTCATCATCCACCACGAGCACCCTAAGATTCCTTGTGGACGTCAGCGGACCGTTGCTGGAACTCATTCCCCTAGTGTCTTGCACACCACCAGGCGTTACTCCGCTGCCCCCGCAACCGTGCGGTCCTTCCAAGAGTTCTTTTGCACTCTTAACTATATCTGGAAGAGGT comes from the Candidatus Micrarchaeia archaeon genome and includes:
- a CDS encoding response regulator gives rise to the protein MEKKPIGSRCADAVRLASGPSGTNARPLPDIVKSAKELLEGPHGCGGSGVTPGGVQDTRGMSSSNGPLTSTRNLRVLVVDDEEIITGMLGIFLKKMGYSPTVCNDPLQALEIFRQGNFDVVLTDQTMPGMIGLDMIREMKERAPNIIYILMSGYAIGNTDGATKQVGAFMNKPISLHVLYRTIEDLCKRRETNGTSLPSP